In Sphaeramia orbicularis chromosome 7, fSphaOr1.1, whole genome shotgun sequence, one genomic interval encodes:
- the LOC115422267 gene encoding dnaJ homolog subfamily C member 5-like produces MEQHRQRALSTSGESLYAVLGVDKNATPEDIKKCYRKLALKFHPDKNPDNPEAAEKFKEINNAHSILTDLTKKNIYDKYGSLGLYVAEQFGEENVNTYFVLSSWWAKALFVFCCLATGCYFCCCLCCCCNCCCGKCKPRPPMDQEPEFYVSPEDLEAQMTADERDGGEPIVMQPSSATETTQLKADAHHSYRTDAY; encoded by the exons ATGGAGCAGCACCGACAGAGGGCTCTGTCCACATCAGGAGAATCACTGTACGCCGTCCTCGGAGTCGACAAGAACGCCACCCCAGAGGACATCAAGAAATGTTACAG GAAACTGGCGTTGAAGTTCCACCCGGATAAGAACCCGGACAACCCCGAGGCGGCCGAGAAGTTCAAGGAGATCAACAACGCCCACTCCATCCTGACCGACCTGACCAAGAAGAACATCTACGACAAATACGGTTCTCTGGGTCTGTACGTCGCAGAGCAGTTCGGAGAGGAGAACGTCAACACCTACTTTGTCCTGTCCAGCTGGTGGGCGAAG GCGCTCTTCGTGTTCTGCTGCTTGGCCACTGGCTGTTACTTCTGCTGCTGCCTGTGCTGCTGCTGTAACTGCTGCTGTGGTAAATGTAAACCTCGGCCGCCCATGGACCAGGAACCAGAGTTCTACGTTTCCCCTGAAGACCTGGAGGCCCAGATGACGGCGGACGAGAGAG atggTGGTGAACCCATTGTGATGCAGCCATCTTCTGCCACAGAGACCACTCAGCTGAAGGCCGATGCCCACCACAGCTACAGGACCGACGCTTATTAA